One Candidatus Schekmanbacteria bacterium DNA segment encodes these proteins:
- a CDS encoding HD-GYP domain-containing protein encodes MKADKELIIVFLLVLIVGIIYFFVENQIAFLNFFYLPVVLGAFFSGKKHGTYSALLSVLMIVCLAYFIPNTLSYDSKTDSSVNKWLDITIWGSFLIVTGYSMGYLYEKKELYNKELNTTYHGIITMLSIVIDSVDKYTQNHAYRVSMYAEKIARAAGLTNSEVQDIKTASLLHDIGKIGVSAEILNKIGKLTEDEKKEMMKHTGKASEFLEPVGGRILKILPLILGHHERYDGKGYQALIGDSIPIGARIIAVADVYDALTTDRPYRKALSPLDGKNEILKGSGSHFDPEIVKYFDKVFTSIDEFETNPA; translated from the coding sequence ATGAAAGCAGACAAGGAACTGATAATAGTTTTCCTGCTGGTTTTAATAGTTGGAATAATTTACTTCTTTGTTGAAAACCAGATAGCTTTTCTCAATTTTTTCTACCTTCCCGTTGTTCTTGGGGCATTTTTTTCCGGGAAAAAACATGGGACCTACTCAGCTCTCCTCTCTGTGCTGATGATAGTCTGTCTCGCCTATTTCATACCAAATACTTTGTCATATGACAGCAAAACAGATAGCTCTGTTAATAAATGGCTTGATATTACTATATGGGGAAGTTTCCTTATAGTTACCGGCTATTCTATGGGTTATCTCTATGAAAAAAAAGAGTTATACAACAAGGAGCTTAATACGACTTACCACGGGATTATTACAATGCTCTCAATAGTGATAGACTCTGTTGATAAATACACTCAAAATCATGCTTACCGCGTTTCAATGTATGCAGAAAAAATTGCCAGGGCGGCAGGGCTTACCAACTCGGAAGTGCAGGACATTAAAACAGCATCATTGCTTCACGATATTGGTAAAATAGGTGTAAGCGCTGAAATCCTCAACAAGATCGGAAAACTCACTGAAGACGAAAAAAAAGAAATGATGAAACACACAGGAAAAGCTTCAGAATTCTTAGAGCCGGTAGGAGGTAGAATACTTAAGATTCTCCCCTTGATACTTGGTCATCATGAACGGTATGACGGAAAAGGTTACCAGGCACTTATAGGCGATTCCATACCGATAGGTGCAAGGATCATTGCTGTTGCAGATGTATATGATGCACTTACAACGGACCGGCCTTACAGAAAAGCGCTTTCTCCTTTAGATGGTAAAAATGAGATATTAAAAGGCTCTGGTTCTCATTTTGACCCTGAAATAGTGAAATACTTCGATAAAGTCTTTACATCTATTGATGAGTTTGAAACAAACCCTGCCTGA
- the fabD gene encoding ACP S-malonyltransferase yields the protein MTEKIALLFPGQASQYVGMGKELYESFSSARDIFKRADEALGFDISKLCFEGPEEKLKQTEFTQPSILLVSIAVWAVAAEHGVKPSMAAGHSLGEYSALAAAGAIQFEDAIKLVKTRGRFMQEAVPEGVGAMAAILGMEKEKIEEALSTISDGLVSVANYNSSKQIVISGKKESVEKAVETLKNAGLRKAVMLPVSAPFHCAMMKPAEERLSPLLDSTKFADPAFPVFANVDTSEIRAGAEAREKLKLQVSRPVMWEQSILKMQDAGVQLFIEVGPGRVLSGLVRQILPDAKIFNIEDKKSLEKTLSSL from the coding sequence ATGACTGAAAAAATTGCTTTGCTTTTTCCCGGTCAGGCTTCCCAGTATGTTGGGATGGGAAAAGAGCTGTATGAGAGTTTTAGCTCAGCGCGGGACATCTTTAAGCGTGCTGATGAAGCTTTAGGATTTGACATATCAAAGCTTTGCTTTGAAGGCCCTGAAGAAAAATTAAAACAAACAGAGTTTACCCAGCCTTCCATATTGCTTGTAAGCATTGCTGTGTGGGCTGTTGCCGCAGAGCATGGTGTGAAGCCATCAATGGCTGCCGGACATAGTCTTGGCGAATATTCAGCACTTGCTGCGGCAGGAGCGATACAGTTTGAAGATGCTATAAAACTTGTTAAGACACGCGGAAGATTTATGCAGGAAGCTGTCCCTGAAGGAGTCGGAGCAATGGCGGCAATACTTGGAATGGAAAAGGAAAAGATAGAGGAGGCTCTTTCTACAATAAGCGATGGTCTCGTATCTGTTGCAAATTACAATTCCTCGAAACAGATTGTCATATCAGGAAAAAAGGAGTCTGTTGAAAAAGCCGTTGAAACTTTAAAAAATGCAGGATTGAGAAAGGCTGTAATGCTCCCTGTAAGCGCTCCTTTTCACTGTGCCATGATGAAACCGGCAGAAGAAAGGCTTTCTCCGCTTCTTGATTCCACCAAATTTGCAGACCCTGCTTTTCCGGTATTTGCAAATGTTGATACATCAGAGATCAGAGCCGGGGCAGAGGCAAGAGAGAAACTCAAGTTGCAGGTTTCAAGACCGGTCATGTGGGAGCAATCAATATTAAAGATGCAGGATGCGGGAGTTCAGCTTTTTATAGAGGTAGGACCAGGCCGTGTTCTTTCAGGTCTTGTAAGGCAAATCCTCCCTGACGCAAAGATTTTTAACATCGAAGACAAAAAAAGTCTTGAAAAAACGCTCTCATCCCTTTAA
- the fabG gene encoding 3-oxoacyl-[acyl-carrier-protein] reductase, which translates to MGLENKTALITGAGRGIGRTIALELASSGCDILAADVMEAPLNETAGLIKEKGRKCIISLCDVSSAENVASTVQKAIDEFGKIDILVNNAGITRDNLIMRMTDDEWNKVLDINLKGTFNCIRAASRHMMKARSGCIVNISSVVGVMGNAGQANYVASKAAVIGLTKTVARELAPRNVTVNAIAPGFIDTDMTKALPDKVKEEMLKSIPMNRFGSPQDIAGVVSFLASEKAAYITGQVFHVNGGMYM; encoded by the coding sequence ATGGGACTTGAAAATAAGACAGCACTTATAACAGGGGCAGGAAGAGGTATCGGAAGGACCATTGCTCTTGAGCTTGCTTCTTCAGGATGTGATATACTGGCAGCAGATGTGATGGAAGCACCCCTGAATGAAACAGCAGGACTTATAAAGGAAAAAGGAAGAAAATGCATTATTTCCCTTTGCGATGTGAGCTCCGCAGAAAATGTAGCATCGACTGTCCAGAAAGCAATTGACGAATTCGGAAAGATTGATATCCTTGTAAACAACGCCGGCATAACAAGGGACAACCTGATAATGAGAATGACCGACGATGAATGGAACAAGGTATTAGATATAAACCTTAAAGGAACATTCAATTGCATCCGGGCTGCATCAAGACACATGATGAAAGCAAGGAGCGGATGCATTGTTAATATATCTTCCGTAGTAGGGGTGATGGGAAACGCCGGACAGGCTAATTATGTTGCGTCCAAAGCTGCGGTGATAGGTCTTACAAAGACTGTTGCCAGGGAGCTTGCTCCACGCAATGTAACAGTAAATGCCATAGCTCCGGGTTTTATAGACACTGATATGACCAAAGCGCTGCCTGATAAGGTTAAGGAAGAAATGCTGAAATCCATACCGATGAACCGTTTTGGTTCTCCTCAAGATATAGCGGGTGTAGTAAGTTTTCTGGCGTCAGAAAAAGCCGCGTATATTACAGGACAGGTTTTTCATGTAAATGGCGGCATGTACATGTAA
- the acpP gene encoding acyl carrier protein yields MMTVEERVKKIIADSLQIGEDKISAEKSFFDDLGADSLDVVELVMALEEEFDMEISDEDAEKITTVKDAISYISERMH; encoded by the coding sequence TTGATGACTGTAGAAGAAAGAGTAAAGAAAATAATAGCAGACAGCCTGCAAATCGGAGAAGATAAGATATCAGCGGAAAAATCATTCTTCGATGACTTAGGCGCTGATTCCCTCGACGTAGTAGAGCTTGTTATGGCTCTCGAGGAAGAATTCGACATGGAAATTTCAGACGAAGACGCGGAAAAGATAACTACCGTTAAAGACGCTATTAGTTACATATCAGAACGCATGCATTAA
- the rnc gene encoding ribonuclease III — MDYSAFEKRISYKFSKPALLKKALTHLSGRVKASNRKSAIRENQKLEFIGDAVLELTIREHATKKHRNATLGEISRYKTQLVSDHTLAKLARRIRLDEYITAGNGADHQSIKKSDTILAASLEALIGGIFLDSGIPEAKKFIIYKVIIPFGKLRHSLNEDYKSIFQEKYQKIYKKPPVYKIIKESGPAHDKTFVAEVRSPHRILGRGKGKNKKEAHQMAAKEALAALNEK; from the coding sequence ATGGACTATTCTGCTTTTGAAAAAAGGATATCGTACAAATTCTCAAAGCCTGCTCTCCTTAAAAAGGCACTGACACACCTTTCCGGCAGAGTGAAGGCATCCAACAGGAAAAGCGCAATCCGGGAAAACCAGAAGCTTGAATTCATTGGGGATGCGGTTCTTGAGCTTACAATCAGAGAGCATGCTACAAAAAAACACAGGAATGCAACCCTTGGGGAAATATCCCGTTACAAAACACAGCTTGTTTCAGACCATACCCTTGCAAAGCTGGCACGCAGAATAAGGCTCGATGAATACATTACTGCAGGAAATGGAGCCGACCATCAATCAATAAAGAAAAGCGACACCATACTTGCCGCTTCCCTTGAGGCACTTATCGGAGGGATTTTTCTTGATTCAGGAATTCCTGAAGCAAAGAAATTCATAATATATAAAGTGATAATCCCGTTCGGTAAGCTCAGACATTCCCTCAATGAAGACTATAAATCAATTTTTCAGGAAAAATATCAGAAAATATACAAGAAACCCCCGGTTTATAAAATCATAAAGGAATCCGGACCTGCCCATGACAAAACCTTTGTCGCTGAGGTCAGATCGCCACATAGAATTTTGGGGAGGGGAAAAGGTAAAAACAAGAAAGAGGCACATCAGATGGCTGCAAAGGAAGCACTTGCCGCATTAAATGAAAAATGA
- a CDS encoding radical SAM protein, whose amino-acid sequence MKPLVIPLFIPNAGCSNTCIFCNQKVIAGKSEIPDEAEVDRAVVSHLETKAKKKKTNNNSPLPSTCNSIAKDISQIRLSLGIPQHDDDIREIAFYGGSFTGMDLSIQKNLLKSAGKWIERKVVNGIRISTRPDLISEDILGMLKSYGVTTIELGTQSFSPSVLDASGRGHGPEKIIEAAKLIKKNCFKLGIQLMMGLPGDTRETFLESIITAISLDPDFARIYPVVILPKTKLIELYERGEYIPLSLEKTIELGTHALRRFYSSGIPVIRFGLPEEQGNKNNGLSRIGPQHPALKHLVDSRLAYVRMCAEISKLGTEVKDVLFIVPHRELSVFRGLKNENIRKIKTEFSLECKIIPEEFHDRKD is encoded by the coding sequence ATGAAACCTCTTGTAATACCTCTCTTTATACCTAATGCCGGTTGTTCCAATACCTGTATTTTCTGCAACCAGAAAGTGATAGCCGGAAAATCAGAAATTCCTGACGAAGCTGAAGTTGACAGAGCAGTTGTCTCCCATCTGGAGACTAAAGCAAAAAAGAAAAAAACAAATAATAACTCTCCTCTTCCCTCTACTTGCAATTCTATTGCAAAAGACATTTCACAAATCAGGCTATCCCTTGGAATCCCCCAACATGATGATGACATAAGGGAAATTGCCTTTTATGGCGGAAGCTTTACAGGAATGGATTTGTCTATCCAGAAAAATCTCTTGAAAAGCGCCGGGAAATGGATTGAGAGAAAAGTCGTCAATGGAATAAGGATATCCACAAGACCGGACCTGATAAGCGAAGATATTTTAGGAATGCTTAAATCCTATGGTGTTACCACCATAGAACTTGGCACCCAATCTTTCTCTCCGTCAGTACTTGATGCATCGGGAAGAGGACATGGCCCGGAAAAAATCATAGAGGCGGCAAAACTCATAAAAAAAAATTGCTTCAAGCTTGGGATCCAGCTCATGATGGGGCTGCCGGGAGATACCCGGGAAACATTTCTTGAAAGCATAATAACTGCAATAAGCCTTGATCCTGATTTCGCAAGAATATATCCTGTCGTTATTCTTCCCAAAACGAAACTAATAGAACTCTATGAAAGAGGTGAATACATCCCTCTTTCTCTTGAAAAGACAATAGAATTAGGAACCCATGCCCTTCGGCGATTTTACAGTTCCGGGATCCCGGTAATTAGGTTTGGATTGCCGGAAGAACAGGGAAACAAGAACAATGGACTTTCTCGCATAGGGCCACAACATCCGGCTCTTAAACATCTGGTTGACTCAAGGCTTGCTTATGTTAGGATGTGCGCTGAAATTTCAAAGCTTGGAACAGAAGTAAAAGATGTTTTATTCATTGTTCCTCATCGCGAGTTATCGGTTTTCAGGGGATTAAAAAACGAAAACATAAGAAAAATAAAAACAGAATTCAGTTTAGAGTGCAAAATTATTCCGGAAGAATTTCATGACAGAAAAGATTGA
- the cobO gene encoding cob(I)yrinic acid a,c-diamide adenosyltransferase: protein MTEKIERGLVQVYTGNGKGKTTASLGLALRAAGHGLKTIIIQFMKGDESYGEIKALKTHLSKFITIKQTGQCSFVEKGNPSLDDIRLAREGIELARQAISGKDYDLVILDEINCALDFSLVKLSDVLGLIRKKPANMELILTGRDACKEIIDAADLVTEMKEVKHYYTKQKIPARKGIEW, encoded by the coding sequence ATGACAGAAAAGATTGAGCGGGGGTTAGTACAGGTCTACACAGGCAACGGTAAGGGGAAAACCACGGCATCTCTTGGACTTGCCCTAAGGGCTGCAGGACATGGCCTAAAGACAATTATTATCCAGTTCATGAAGGGAGATGAAAGCTACGGAGAGATAAAAGCTCTAAAGACTCATCTTTCCAAATTTATAACTATAAAACAGACCGGACAATGTTCTTTTGTTGAAAAGGGAAATCCTTCGCTCGATGACATAAGACTTGCACGGGAAGGGATTGAGCTTGCACGGCAGGCCATATCCGGCAAAGATTATGACCTTGTAATACTGGATGAGATAAACTGCGCACTTGATTTCAGTCTAGTTAAACTTTCCGATGTTCTCGGACTTATCAGAAAGAAACCGGCTAATATGGAGCTTATCCTTACAGGAAGGGACGCCTGCAAGGAGATTATTGATGCGGCAGATCTTGTGACAGAGATGAAAGAAGTAAAACATTATTATACAAAACAAAAAATCCCTGCAAGAAAAGGGATAGAATGGTAA